One Kribbella sp. NBC_00662 genomic region harbors:
- a CDS encoding carbohydrate ABC transporter permease has protein sequence MATDTTTVAPPGAPAGAPRAGRRPALRRDGRYASVFLAPSLGGLALFTLFPTAMALGISLFDWPVFGERSFLGFDNYSHLLHDPVFRRVVLNTVLFVVLYVPLNVVVSLGLAVWLGPQIRGRQVFRVLFFIPVMTPMVANVMVWRLLFQPGGLIDGGLQAWFGIDAPNFLGSSSWAMPAIVAMSIWQGFGYNFLVFSAAIDQVPQSQLESAQIDGAGPLQRFRYITWPMITPSMFFATTMTLITSFQVFAQPFILTQGGPGVATQTIVMYVYNQGWQFLQMGLASAAGWVLFVIIMGITAIQFFGQKRWVNYDV, from the coding sequence ATGGCAACCGACACGACAACCGTCGCTCCCCCGGGCGCACCTGCAGGTGCGCCCCGGGCGGGGCGCCGGCCCGCGTTGCGCCGGGACGGTCGGTACGCGTCGGTCTTCCTGGCGCCGAGCCTCGGCGGGCTGGCACTGTTCACGTTGTTCCCGACCGCGATGGCGCTCGGCATCAGCCTGTTCGACTGGCCGGTGTTCGGCGAGCGCTCGTTCCTCGGGTTCGACAACTACTCGCATCTGCTGCACGACCCGGTGTTCCGCCGGGTGGTGCTCAACACCGTGCTGTTCGTGGTGCTGTACGTCCCGCTGAACGTGGTCGTCTCGCTCGGACTCGCGGTCTGGCTCGGCCCGCAGATCAGGGGCCGGCAGGTGTTCCGGGTGCTGTTCTTCATCCCGGTGATGACGCCGATGGTCGCCAACGTGATGGTCTGGCGGCTGCTGTTCCAGCCCGGTGGGCTGATCGACGGCGGCCTGCAGGCCTGGTTCGGTATCGACGCGCCGAACTTCCTCGGCTCGTCGAGCTGGGCGATGCCGGCGATCGTGGCGATGTCGATCTGGCAGGGCTTCGGGTACAACTTCCTGGTCTTCTCGGCCGCGATCGACCAGGTGCCGCAGTCCCAGCTGGAGTCGGCGCAGATCGACGGCGCCGGGCCGCTGCAGCGGTTCCGCTACATCACCTGGCCGATGATCACGCCGTCGATGTTCTTCGCCACCACGATGACGCTGATCACCTCGTTCCAGGTGTTCGCGCAGCCGTTCATCCTGACCCAGGGCGGTCCGGGCGTGGCCACCCAGACGATCGTCATGTACGTCTACAACCAGGGCTGGCAGTTCCTCCAGATGGGCCTCGCGTCGGCGGCCGGCTGGGTGCTGTTCGTGATCATCATGGGCATCACCGCGATCCAGTTCTTCGGGCAGAAGCGGTGGGTGAACTATGACGTCTGA
- a CDS encoding carbohydrate ABC transporter permease, giving the protein MTSETNSAARKVRSGVSHTLLVIVAIVFLGPLVYAVSTSLKPADEVFTPTPHLFGSEIRWKNYADAFTFAPFDRYFLNSLFVAVAGTLVVVAASSLSAYAFARLKFRGREQLFVLFLGTLMVPQEVLIVPMYWLMQSLGWVDSYWALILPWAFTAFGTFLLRQFFLTVPAELEEAARVDGCGPFGSFFRIMLPLARPAIAVLTVFTFISFWGSFLWPLIIINSVEDKGTVPLGLAQFVGQQGTQWNLMMAASIMAMIPTVLLVVLLQKHLVRGLLVTGLGGR; this is encoded by the coding sequence ATGACGTCTGAGACCAACAGCGCCGCCCGCAAGGTCCGCAGCGGCGTCTCGCACACGCTCCTGGTCATCGTCGCGATCGTCTTCCTCGGCCCGTTGGTGTACGCCGTGTCGACCTCGCTGAAGCCCGCCGACGAGGTGTTCACGCCGACACCGCACCTGTTCGGCTCGGAGATCCGCTGGAAGAACTACGCGGACGCGTTCACGTTCGCGCCGTTCGACCGTTACTTCCTGAACAGCCTGTTCGTGGCGGTGGCCGGAACCCTGGTGGTGGTCGCGGCCTCGAGCCTGTCGGCGTACGCGTTCGCACGGCTGAAATTCAGGGGCCGTGAGCAACTGTTCGTGCTGTTCCTGGGCACGCTGATGGTGCCGCAGGAAGTACTGATCGTGCCGATGTACTGGCTGATGCAGTCGCTCGGCTGGGTGGACAGCTACTGGGCGCTGATCCTGCCGTGGGCGTTCACAGCGTTCGGCACGTTCCTGCTGCGGCAGTTCTTCCTCACTGTCCCGGCCGAGCTCGAGGAGGCGGCACGCGTGGACGGGTGCGGCCCGTTCGGGTCGTTCTTCCGGATCATGCTGCCGCTCGCGCGCCCGGCCATCGCCGTACTGACCGTGTTCACGTTCATCAGCTTCTGGGGCAGCTTCCTGTGGCCGCTGATCATCATCAACAGCGTCGAGGACAAGGGCACGGTGCCGCTGGGCCTCGCGCAGTTCGTCGGCCAGCAGGGCACGCAATGGAACCTGATGATGGCCGCTTCGATCATGGCGATGATCCCGACCGTTCTGCTTGTGGTCCTGCTGCAGAAACACCTCGTCCGCGGCCTGCTCGTCACCGGTCTGGGCGGCCGCTAA
- a CDS encoding alpha-L-fucosidase, with protein MTDAPPAHSVEKFRDWRFGLFIHWGLYSLPARHEWVKNRERLTDEDYQPYFDHFEPDLYDPVKWARAAREAGMKYAVLTTKHHEGFCLWDSEVSDYKVTKTPWGKDLVGPFVEACRAEGLGVGFYHSLIDWHHPEFPIDVVHPQRYDEEAQAKAAGRDVQVYADYLHAQTRELLTNYGPIDIMWFDFSYPNRNREDGLPGPGNGKGKDEWRSVELMAMVRELQPDILINDRLDIPGDFVTPEQYQPDGPMERDGVPVLWEACQTLNGSWGYDRDNLDWKSPETLVKMLVDSVSKDGNLLLNVGPTGRGEFDPRALATLAEIGEWMRLHERSIRGARPSEYTPPTDARYTQKGNRLYLHLFSWPMGHVHLPGLGGKVKYAQLLNDASEIKRVPNDPDQTAQNTRMGGVGADILTLKLPIQRPNVEVPVIELFLT; from the coding sequence ATGACCGACGCGCCTCCCGCGCATTCTGTGGAGAAGTTCCGCGACTGGCGGTTCGGCCTGTTCATCCACTGGGGCCTGTACTCGCTGCCGGCCCGGCACGAGTGGGTGAAGAACCGCGAACGGCTCACCGACGAGGACTACCAGCCGTACTTCGACCATTTCGAGCCCGACCTGTACGACCCGGTGAAGTGGGCTCGCGCGGCGCGTGAGGCCGGCATGAAGTACGCCGTACTCACGACCAAGCACCACGAGGGCTTCTGCCTGTGGGACTCGGAGGTGTCCGACTACAAGGTCACCAAGACGCCCTGGGGAAAGGACCTGGTCGGACCGTTCGTCGAGGCCTGCCGGGCCGAGGGGCTCGGGGTCGGGTTCTACCACTCGCTGATCGACTGGCACCACCCGGAGTTCCCGATCGACGTCGTCCACCCGCAGCGGTACGACGAGGAGGCGCAGGCGAAGGCGGCGGGACGCGACGTCCAGGTGTACGCCGACTACCTGCACGCGCAGACACGTGAGCTGCTGACGAACTACGGGCCGATCGACATCATGTGGTTCGACTTCTCGTACCCGAACCGGAACCGTGAAGACGGCCTGCCCGGACCGGGCAACGGCAAGGGCAAGGACGAGTGGCGCTCGGTCGAGCTGATGGCGATGGTCCGGGAGCTGCAGCCGGACATCCTGATCAACGACCGGCTCGACATCCCCGGCGACTTCGTGACGCCGGAGCAGTACCAGCCGGACGGTCCGATGGAGCGCGACGGCGTACCGGTGCTGTGGGAAGCCTGCCAGACGCTCAACGGCAGCTGGGGTTACGACCGGGACAACCTCGACTGGAAGTCACCGGAGACGCTGGTGAAGATGCTGGTCGACTCGGTCTCCAAGGACGGCAACCTGCTGCTCAACGTTGGTCCGACCGGCCGGGGCGAGTTCGACCCGCGGGCGCTGGCGACGCTGGCCGAGATCGGCGAGTGGATGCGGCTGCACGAGCGGTCGATCCGCGGTGCGCGGCCGTCGGAGTACACGCCGCCGACCGACGCCCGCTACACGCAGAAGGGCAACCGCCTCTACCTGCACCTGTTCTCCTGGCCGATGGGCCACGTCCACCTCCCCGGCCTCGGCGGGAAGGTCAAGTACGCCCAGCTCCTGAACGACGCGTCCGAGATCAAACGCGTCCCCAACGACCCCGACCAAACCGCCCAGAACACCCGCATGGGTGGCGTCGGCGCCGACATCCTGACGCTCAAGCTCCCGATCCAGCGCCCGAACGTCGAGGTCCCGGTCATCGAGCTGTTCCTGACCTGA
- a CDS encoding MaoC family dehydratase has product MRLDPAAWGIQDRGGTAMQFGRSYEEFEVGAVYKHWPGKTVTEYDDHLFCLLTMNHHPLHLDAHYAGETTQFGKNVVVGNYIYSILLGMSVPDVSGKAIANLEIQSLRHVAPTFHGDTIYGETVVLDKWESKSKDDRGIVHVETKGYKQDGTVVCLFRRKVMVPKNTYLESRGGEQPGRPTPAS; this is encoded by the coding sequence ATGCGCCTGGACCCGGCAGCATGGGGAATCCAGGACCGAGGAGGAACCGCGATGCAGTTCGGGCGCAGCTACGAGGAGTTCGAGGTCGGTGCCGTCTACAAGCACTGGCCCGGCAAGACGGTGACGGAGTACGACGACCACCTGTTCTGCCTGCTGACGATGAACCACCATCCGCTGCACCTGGACGCGCACTACGCCGGGGAGACCACCCAGTTCGGCAAGAACGTTGTGGTGGGCAACTACATCTACTCGATCCTGCTCGGCATGTCGGTCCCCGACGTCAGCGGCAAGGCGATCGCGAACCTGGAGATCCAGTCCCTGCGCCACGTCGCGCCGACGTTCCACGGCGACACCATCTACGGCGAGACCGTCGTACTGGACAAGTGGGAGTCGAAGTCGAAGGACGACCGCGGCATCGTCCACGTCGAAACCAAGGGCTACAAACAGGACGGCACCGTCGTCTGCCTCTTCCGCCGCAAGGTCATGGTCCCGAAGAACACCTACCTGGAAAGCCGGGGCGGAGAACAGCCCGGCCGCCCCACCCCAGCCTCCTAG
- a CDS encoding general stress protein — protein sequence MTTQGMPSMDPRPTGLTIGTYDTYREAQRAVDYLSDEKFPVEHTTIVGNNLRQVEKITGRLTWGRALTAGLASGAWFGLFVGLLLGLFTTGNWLAALLTGVVLGAFFGLVFGGLSYAQSAGRRDFTSRTAVVATTYDVLCDFKFAEEARNHLAKLALKGEVHPRMPDHTVQQPTQD from the coding sequence ATGACCACGCAGGGCATGCCCTCGATGGACCCCAGACCGACCGGCCTGACGATCGGGACGTACGACACCTACCGGGAGGCGCAGCGCGCTGTCGACTATCTCTCGGACGAGAAGTTCCCGGTGGAGCACACGACCATCGTCGGCAACAACCTGCGCCAGGTCGAGAAGATCACCGGCCGGCTCACCTGGGGCCGCGCGCTGACCGCGGGTCTGGCCAGTGGTGCGTGGTTCGGTCTGTTCGTCGGTCTGCTGCTCGGTCTGTTCACCACGGGCAACTGGCTGGCGGCGCTGCTGACCGGTGTGGTGCTCGGTGCGTTCTTCGGTCTGGTGTTCGGTGGTCTGAGCTATGCGCAGTCGGCCGGGCGGCGTGACTTCACCTCCCGGACCGCGGTGGTGGCGACGACGTACGACGTACTGTGCGACTTCAAGTTCGCTGAAGAGGCCCGGAACCATCTGGCCAAGCTGGCGCTGAAGGGTGAGGTCCACCCGCGGATGCCGGACCACACCGTGCAGCAGCCCACCCAGGACTGA